The following nucleotide sequence is from Catonella massiliensis.
TCTTCAAGCGTCTCAGGAAGGATATGGAATGCCTTAATCATTCTAACAAGCTCTCTTGAGGTAAGCACACAGTCTGTATCGTGTCCTGCATACTCCTCATTGAAGAATTCCATATTGCGCTCGCCCTTTTTAGCTACGCAAGGCATGATTGCGACTGAGTAAATATTTTCAGGATCTACACCTATTTCCTGAGCAAAGTGGGTCTTCATAACTGAACCAAACATCTGCATTGGTGATTTAGCTGATGACAGCTGGCCTGTAAGGTGTGGGTAGTTACTCTTAAGGAAACGCACCCAACCAGGACAGCAGGAGGTAAACATTGGCTTATCCTTAAGCTCTCCATTTGAGAATCTGGCTATAAACTCGCTTGCTTCCTCCATTATGGTAAGGTCAGCTGAGAAAGCGGTATCAAATACGTAGTCAGCACCTATTCTTCTAAGAGAATCAAAGATTCTTCCAACAGTGGCTTCGCTAAGGTCAAGTCCAAGACCTTCGCCCCAAGCAGCTCTTACAGCAGGAGCTACCTGAACTACAACTACCTTCTTTGGATCTGCTATGGCTCTTAAGAACTCCTCGGTATCATCTCTTTCTTTAAGAGCACCTACAGGACAGTGGGTTATACACTGACCGCAAAGAGAACAGTCTGCCTCTGCTATTGTTCTTGAACCGGATACATTTATGGTTGATCTTGCACCTGTGCCCTCAAGAGTCCAAACGCCGAGTCCTGCAATCTTATCACAGACCTGAACGCAGCGCATACATTTGATACATTTTTTAGAATCTCTTATAAGTGGGAAGGTCTTATCCCATTCCTGAACCTCAAGACGCTCCTCATATAGAGTATCTGTGATGTTGAGGTCATTTGCAAGAGTCTGAAGTGAACAGTTGCGGCTTCTTACGCAGGTTGCACA
It contains:
- a CDS encoding [FeFe] hydrogenase, group A; the protein is MVNLTIDGRSVNVPEGTSIMDAAYSAGVPVPHLCFLKEINEIAACRVCIVEIEGKDKFVTACNNKVEEGMVVYTNSPKVRLARRRTVQMILSQHDCKCATCVRSRNCSLQTLANDLNITDTLYEERLEVQEWDKTFPLIRDSKKCIKCMRCVQVCDKIAGLGVWTLEGTGARSTINVSGSRTIAEADCSLCGQCITHCPVGALKERDDTEEFLRAIADPKKVVVVQVAPAVRAAWGEGLGLDLSEATVGRIFDSLRRIGADYVFDTAFSADLTIMEEASEFIARFSNGELKDKPMFTSCCPGWVRFLKSNYPHLTGQLSSAKSPMQMFGSVMKTHFAQEIGVDPENIYSVAIMPCVAKKGERNMEFFNEEYAGHDTDCVLTSRELVRMIKAFHILPETLEDSEPDHLFHDVTGAGIIFGATGGVMEAALRTAYHSLMGENCPPDAFKVIRAESQKTGLTEATFNLKDIDLRIAVVNGLANTRRLIDEIDAGTKKYDFVEVMACPGGCVGGGGQPIHDGEELAFARGKNLYFLDKNSKIRYSHDNPDIKSLYENYFGTPNSHKAHHVLHTDHFAWEMPKRPTRDRDGYIIRERHLM